Below is a window of Shinella sp. PSBB067 DNA.
GGCCGCCGTCGAGCAGAGCCTCGAGATCATCCGCCGCCGCGTCGACCAGGTCGGCGTTGCCGAACCGCTCATCCAGCGCGTCGGCGGCGACCGCATCCTCGTCCAGCTTCCCGGCCTGCAGGACCCGACGCGCCTGCGCCAGCTTCTCGGCTCGACCGCGCAGATGAGCTTCCACATGGTCGACCAGACCGTGGACCCGAACGGCGTCGCCCCGCGCGGCGTGCTGATCCTGCCCGGCGCGAACGACAACAACAAATATGCCGTGGAAGAGCGCGTCGCCATCTCCGGCGACCGCCTGTCGGACGCCAAGGCCGGCTTCGACCAGCGCACGAACGAGCCGATCGTCTCGTTCAGCTTCGATTCCACCGGCGCGCGCCAGTTCGCCGAGATCACCCAGGCCAATGTCGGCAAGCCCTTCGCCATCGTCCTCGACGGCAAGGTGCTGACGGCGCCGGTCATCCGCGAGCCGATCATCGGCGGCCAGGGCCAGATCTCGGGCAACTTCAACCCGCAGGAAGCGACCGTCCTGTCGGCGCTGCTGCGCTCGGGTGCCCTGCCGGCGCCGCTCACCATCATCGAGGAGCGCACCGTCGGCCCGAACCTCGGTTCGGACTCGATCCGCATGGGCCTTTACACGGGCTTCGCCGGCCTTCTCGCCGTCGTCATCCTCATGCAGGTGCTCTACGGCTCCTGGGGCCTCATCGCCAATCTCGGCCTCGTGCTGCACACGATCCTGACGATCGGCACGCTGGGCCTGCTCGGCTCGACGCTGACGCTGCCCGGCATCGCCGGCATCATCCTCGGCATCGGCATGGCGGTGGACGCCAACATCCTGATCAACGCGCGTATCCGTGAAGAGACGGCGGGCGGGGCGGGGGCCATGAAGGCGCTCGACGTCGGCTTCAACAAGGCCTACGCCACCATCGTCGACGGCAACATGACGACCATGGTCGGCATGATCCTGCTCTTCATGTTCGGTTCGGGCCCGGTGCGCGGCTTCGCCATCACCATGATCATCGGCCTTGCGATCTCGATGTTCACCTCGATCACCTTCGTGCGCTTCCTGATGCGCGAGGCGGTGATCGTCCGCAAGATGAAGAAGATCGAGATCCATTCGATCTTCGGCAAGACCTGGAGCATGCCGACCTTCTCCTTCATGCGCGGCCGCTACATCGCGATCGCCATGTCGGCCTTCATCTCCACGAGCTCGATCATCCTGTTCTTCACGCCGGGCCTCAACTACGGCATCGACTTCGTCGGCGGCATCCAGGTCGAGGCGACGTCCAAGACGCCCATCGACCTTGCGACGCTGCGCAAGAAGATGGAGGACCTCAACCTCGGCGAAGTGGCGCTGCAGGAATTCGGCCAGGGCACGTCCGTCCTCGTGCGCGTCCAGCGCCAGCCGGGCGGCGAGGCCGAGCAGACCGCCGCGCTTCAGGAGATCCGCAACGGCGTCGCGGAGATGATCCCGGACGCCAATTTCGAGCGCACGGAAGTGGTCGGCCCGACGGTCAGCACCGAGCTGGCCCGCTCCGGCTTCCTCGCCGTCGGCCTCGGCATGGTGGCGATCCTGCTCTACATTTGGTGGCGCTTCGAGTGGCACTTCGCGGTGGGCGCCATCGTGACGCTGATCCTCGACATCACCAAGATGATCGGCTTCTTCTCGCTCCTGCAGATCGACTTCAACCTCACGGCCATCGCCGCCGTGCTGACGCTGATCGGCTACTCGGTCAACGACAAGGTGGTGGTGTACGACCGAATGCGCGAGAACCTGCGCAAGTACAAGTCGATGCCGTTCTCCGACCTGATCGACCTGTCGATCAACCAGGTGGTGATGCGATGCATCTTCACCTCGGTCGCCGTTGCCGCGTCCCTGCTGCCGATGGCCATCTGGGGCGGCGACACGGTCAAGCCCTTCGCCTGGCCGATGCTGTTCGGCGTCGTCGTCGCGACGACCTCGTCGATCTATATCGGCGGTCCGATCCTGCTCTTCCTCAGCCGCTGGTGGCGGGATCGCGACAGCGCCCGCGCCGCCGGCTCGGCCGGCACGCCGGCCGCGGAAGCGTAAAATGGAACGGGCGCCCATTGGGCGCCCGTTTCGTTTCAGGGGAAGCGCGCGGGGCTGAAGGTCCCGGCCCCGATGCCCTCGCGGGCGAGCGGCTCCGGCACCGGGCTTTCCGTGAGGAGCGCGGCGGCGAGGCTGCCGAGCGCGGGCGAGGTGAGGATGCCGTAGCCGCCCTGGCCGGCGAGCCAGAAGAAGGACGGCTCGTCCTTCGCCGGCCCTACGACGGGCAGGCGGTCGGCGGAGAAGCTGCGCATGCCGGCCCAGCTGCGGAAGACGCGGCGCACGCTGAGCGTCGTCGCCTCCTCGACATAATGCGCGGCATAGGCGACGTCGATTTCCTCCGGCTGCACGTCGGCGGGCTCGCAGGGCGTGGCGTCGGCCGGCGAGGCGAGCAGGCGGCCGCCCTCCGGCTTGAAGTAGAAGCTGTCCTCGATCTCGTTCATTTCCGGCAGGCTGCCCGCATCCACGCCCTCCGGCAGGTCGACCGTGACGGCGGTGCGCCGGTGCGGTACGATGCCCACCGGTGCAACGCCGGACAGGCCGGCGACCGTATCCGCCCAGCCGCCCGCCGCATTGACCAGCACGCCGGCGCAAAGGGTTTCGCCACCAGCCTCGATTAGCCATCGGCCGCCCTCCCGGCGGGCGCCGGTGAACGGGCGTCTTTCGAGGACCTGCGCGCCGTTGTGCCGGGCATGGCGGGCATAGGCCTGCAGGAGCGCATCCACCTCGATGTCCCAGTAATCAGGGTCGAAATAGGCGGCCGCGACATAGGCCGGGTTCATGATGGGCGCGCGGGCCAGAAGCGCGGCCTCGTCCAGCCATTCGACGGCGACGCCGAGCGCCTTCGTCTGCTCGAAGCGTTCGCGCACCAGCGCTGCCTTGTCCTCGGCCCCGAACATGATGCTGCCGCGCGCAATGAGAAGCGGCACGGCGGCAAAGCCTTCCGGCGGGTTCGCCATGAAGGCGTGGCTGGCGCGGGCGAGCGCGTTCACCAGGGGTGCGTTGTCGCGCAGGGTGAATTCGGCGGCCGAGCGGCCGGTGCTGTGGTAGCCGAGCGCTTCCTCCCGCTCCAGCACCACGACGGAGCGGTGCGGGCTGAGGAAATAGGCAAGCGACAGGCCGGCAATACCGCCGCCGATGATCGCGATGTCGAAAGTCTGCATGGCCGCCTCCGTCTGTCAGGAGAGAAAGGCCTACGAAAGCTGCCGATATTCTTCAAATTTATAGTGCTGAAGGTGGGTATCATCAGGATTGATGCGGTTCGCCCCAGCGCCAGGCAGGCACGTCGGCAATATGGGCGAGGAAGGCGCGCTCGGCCGGGTTGAGCGCCGAGCCGGGATTGGTGATGCGGAAGGTTTCCGTCACCGGCAGGTCGTCATAGGGCGGCAGTTGCCAGAGCTCGCCGGCGGCCAGCGCCGGCGCGGTGAGATGCGCCGGCAGCATGCCGATGCCGGCATTGGCGACGACGAGGCGCAGCACCTCCTCGACGTTGAAGGCCAGCGCCCGCACCTGCTGGCCGAAGGAGCCGACGGCGCGCACGGCCGTCACCGGCCCCATATGCGGGCCGCCCAGCACGTCGGCGAGGAAGCTGACATAGGGTTCGCCGCGCAGGTCCTCCAGCCGCGCGTCGCGCCTGCCGAACAGCCGGTGCCCGCGGCCGCAATAGAGCGCATAGCGCTCGTAGCAGAAGGGCACCTTGTCCAGCCCCTCGGGAATGATGCCGTCCGAAAGGCCGAGCGTCGCCACGCCCCGCTCGACCGAGCGGATGACGTCCGTCGTCGTCTCGACCGTCACGCCGACGGTGACGCGCGGATGCAGCCGGAAGAAATCGGCGATCGCCCGGTCCCATTCCGGGTTCATGGCGTGGCTGACGGCGTGGATGGTGATGTGCCCGGCAATGTCCTCGCCGGAGGGCTCCATCGCCTCCGGCAGGCGCACGATGGCGGTGAAGATGTCGCGGCAGAGCGCATGCAGCCGCTCGCCGGCCTCCGTCAGCTCGAAGCGGCCGGGGCTGCGGTCGATCAGCCGGTGGCCGACCGATTGCTCCAGCCGTTTCAGCGCCATGCTGACGGCCGGCTGTTGCAGCAGCAGCCGGTTCGCCGCCCGCGTGATCGAGCCTTCCTCCACCACGACGACGAAGGTGCGCAGGAGGTTCCAGTCGAGATTGTGGGCGAAGCGTTCGAGGCGGTTGATCGGCATGTCCCTAGCTAGGACGGCGGGGCGGGGGAAGGCAAGGGCTCTTGCCCTGTGCGGCCGGGCTGCCCCTCATCCCGCTGCCGCGACCTTCTCCCCGCAAGCGGGGAGAAGGGGGATGGTGCACTGCTTCCCCAAGCAACTCTGGCAGAGAGGAAGGAAAGCGGTTCCGCTTGTTTCCTTCTCCCCGCTTGCGGGGAGGTGGCCGGCAGGCCGGATGAGGGGCGCGCTACGCCCCCCCACGCTCACTTCATCGTATAGATATCGATCGAGAAGTACTTGTCGTTGATCTTCTGATACGTCCCGTCCTCGCGGATGGCCTTCAGCGCGGCGTTCAGCTTCTCGCGCAGGTCGTTGTCGTCCTGGCGCACGGCGATGCCGACGCCTTCGCCGACGAATTTCGGATCGGTGATGGGCTTGCCGATCAGTTCGCAGCAGGCCTTGCCGTCGTCGTTCTTGGTGACCCAGTCGAGCAGCGGGATCATGTCGCCGACCTGAAGGTCGAGGCGGCCGTTGGCCATGTCGAGATTCACCTCGTCCTGCGTCGGGTAGAGCTTGATGTCGGCGTCGGGATAGACGGCGGCCGCATAGTCGGCCTGCGTGGTGCCGGACTGGGCGCCGATGGTCTTGCCCTTCATGCCTTCATTGGTGAAATCCGTGATGCCGGAATTCTTCGGCGCGGCATGGGTCATGGCGGCGAGATAGTAGGGGTCGGTGAAGGCGACCTGCTTCTTGCGCTCCTCGGTGATGAACATCGAGGCGATGATCATGTCGTATTTCTTGGCGATGAGGCCCGGAATGATGCCGTCCCAGTCCTGGCCGACGACGTCGCATTCCACCTTCATCTTCTCGCAGAGCGCAAGGCCGATTTCCACGTCGAAGCCGCCGAGATTGCCGGCCGAATCCTGGAAGTTGAAGGGCGGATAGGCGCCCTCCGTGCCGATCTTCAGCGTTTCGGCGGATGCGGCGGCCGAAAGCAGGGTGGAGCTTGCGAGAGCCAGCGCAAGAAGCATTTTTTTCATGGTTGTTCCCCATTGGTGATTGCGAGCAATGGGGAACGGTAGCGCGGGGCCGCGCATAAACGAAATAGATAGCCATGATGTCAGCTATCATTTCAGTTTATGCGCTTTGCCGGTTTTACCAGCGCTGGTGGACATGCGGCGCGACGAGGCGCTCATAGACCTCGCGCGTCGCTTCCATCACGTTTTCCGGGATGGGCGGCAGGCTCGCGGCGGCGGCATTGGCCTTCGCCTGTCCGGCGTTGCGTGCGCCCGGAATCACGACGCTGACGGCATCCGCCACCAGGATCCAGCGCAGCGCGAAGGCCGCCATGGTCTCGCCCGCCGGCACCAGCGCGCGGATTTCCTCGACGGCCTCAAGGCCCGTCTCGAACGGCACGCCCGCAAAGGTCTCGCCGACGTCGAAGGCGTCGCCATGGCGGTTGAAGTTGCGGTGGTCGTCGGCGGCGAAGGCGGTGTCCCGCGTGATCTTGCCGGAGAGCAGGCCGCTTGCCAGCGGCACGCGGGCGATGACTGCGACCTTGCGGCGCGCGGCTTCCTGGAAGAAGAGCCGCGCGGGGCGCTGGCGGAAGATGTTGTAGATGATCTGCACGCTGACGACGCCGGGATATTCTATCGCCTTCAGCGCTTCCTCGACCTTCTCGACGCTGACGCCGTAGTCGGCGATCTTGCCGGCGGCCTTGATCTCCTCCAGCGCCTGGAACACCTCGGGGCGGTAGTAGACCTCGGTTGGCGGGCAATGCAGTTGCACGAGGTCGAGACGCTCGACGCCGAGATTCTTCAGGCTCCGGTCGATGAAGCCCTCAAGGTTCTCTTTGTTGTAGCCGTCCGCCACATGCGGGGAGAGCCGGCGGCCGGCCTTGGTCGCCACCATCGGGCGCTCGCCGCCGCGTTCCTTCAGCACGTCGGCGATGATCTTCTCCGAGCGACCGTCGCCATAGACGTCGGCCGTGTCGACGAACGTCAGGCCGGCATCGAGCGCGGCGTGAAGGGCGGCGCGGCCGTCCGCCTCGCTGACGTCACCCCAGGCGCCGCCGATCTGCCAGGCGCCGAAACCGATATCCGTGGTGGTGAAGCCCGTGCGGCCGAATGTGCGATGTCTCATGAAAATGTCTCCCGGCAAATTGATTGTGCCGGGAGGTAGCACTCCGATGGGAGGCCGACAAGGAAATCGCTTCCGCCAAAGGCTCAGGCGGGAGTGATTTCTACCAGATAGAAGGTCGCGCGGTCGCTCGCCGGCACGACCTCTGCCGCCTCGGAGCCGTCGAGCACGAGCGCGTCGAGTGGCTGGAGGCCGATGAGCCCATCCGCCGTGAAAACGCCGAGCGGATCGAGCGCCAGCAGCAGGCGCCTGCCCGGGGAGGCCGGAAGCGCCTTCGCATCTTCGGCGACGTGGCGGACGAGCGTGTGCCGGAAGGCGCCGCGCCGCGTCATCACGTTGAGGTCGGTGATCGGCCCGCCGGCAAGACGCGCCGAGGTGGGCGCATCGGCCGGAAAGGCCAGCGGCGCGGATTGCGGCGTCAGCAGCCTTTCGCCGAGCCCTTCGATGGAAAGTTCCATGCCGTCGCCCGAGAGCACCGCCAGCGTGCGATCGATGCCGGGGAAGACGGAGAAGGGACCGTCGCTTGCAACCGTCGCCATGCTGACGCGCCAGCCGAAATCCGAAAGGCTCGCGCCTTCCGGATGGACGATCACCTCGACCGTCTCGCCGCCGCCGTTCTTCCACGGCATGCGGCGATGGTCGCTGTTGCGAAGGAGCCGGCTCATCAGTTGCCGAGGATGCCCGGCAGGCGCAGGCCCTTTTCCTTGGCGCATTCGATGGCGATGTCGTAGCCCGCATCGGCATGGCGCATGACGCCGGTCGCCGGGTCGTTCCACAGCACGCGGCCGACGCGCTCGGCGGCTTCATCCGTGCCGTCGCAGCAGATGACGACGCCCGAATGCTGCGAGAAGCCCATGCCGACGCCGCCGCCGTGATGGAGCGAGACCCAGGTCGCACCCGAGGCGGTGTTGAGCAGGGCGTTGAGCAGCGGCCAGTCGGACACGGCGTCCGAACCGTCCTTCATGGCTTCCGTCTCGCGGTTCGGCGAGGCGACGGAGCCCGAATCGAGGTGGTCGCGGCCGATGACGACCGGGGCCTTCAGCTCGCCGTTCTTCACCATCTCGTTGAAGGCGAGGCCGAGGCGATGGCGGTCGCCGAGGCCGACCCAGCAGATGCGCGCCGGCAGGCCCTGGAAGGAGATGCGCTCGCGCGCCATGTCCAGCCAGTTGTGCAGGTGCTTGTTGTCGGGCAAGAGCTCCTTCACCTTGGCGTCGGTCTTGTAGATGTCTTCCGGATCGCCGGAAAGCGCGGCCCAGCGGAACGGGCCGATGCCCTTGCAGAACAGCGGGCGGATATAGGCCGGCACGAAGCCGGGGAAGGCGAAGGCGTTTTCGAGACCCTCGTCCTTGGCGACCTGGCGGATGTTGTTGCCATAGTCGAAGGTCGGGATGCCCATGTCCTGGAAGGCGATCATCGCCTCGACATGCTCGCGCATGGAGGCGCGGGCGGCCTTTTCCACGGCCTTCGGGTCGCTCTCGCGTTTGGCCTTCCATTCGGCCATCGTCCAGCCCTTCGGCAGGTAGCCGTTGATCGGGTCGTGGGCTGAAGTCTGGTCGGTGACCATGTCGGGGCGGATGCCGCGGCGGACCATCTCCGGCAGGATATCGGCGCAGTTGCCGAGAAGGCCGACGGACTTGGCTTCGCCCGCCTTCGTCCAGCGGTCGATCATCGCCATGGCTTCGTCGAGGGTCTCGGCCCTGGCGTCGACATAGCGGGTGCGCAGGCGGAAATCGATGGAATCCGGGTTGCACTCGACGGCAAGGCAGCATGCGCCGGCCATGACGGCGGCGAGCGGCTGGGCGCCGCCCATGCCGCCGAGGCCGCCGGTCAGCACCCACTTGCCCTTGAGGTCGCCGTTATAGTGCTGGCGGCCGGCCTCCACGAAGGTCTCGTAGGTGCCCTGAACGATGCCCTGCGAGCCGATATAGATCCACGAGCCGGCCGTCATCTGGCCGTACATGGCAAGGCCCTTCTTGTCGAGCTCGTTGAAATGGTCCCAGGTGGCCCAGTGCGGCACGAGGTTGGAATTGGCGATGAGGACGCGCGGGGCGTCCTTGTGCGTGCGGAAGATGCCGACCGGCTTGCCGGACTGCACGATCAGCGTCTCATTGTCCTCCAGGTCGCGCAGCGAGGCGACGATCCTGTCGAAATCCGCCCAGGTGCGGGCCGCGCGGCCGATGCCGCCGTAGACGACCAGCTCGTGCGGGTTTTCCGCGACATTGGGGTCGAGATTGTTCATCAGCATGCGCAGCGGCGCTTCGGTCAGCCAGCTCTTGGCGGTGCGCTCGGTGCCGGTGGCGGCGCGCACCTCGCGGATATTGTGGCGGGGATTGTCAGTCATGGCTGTTCTCCCGGATCAGCGTGTGAGGGTGGAGGCAAGCGCCTCGATACGATGCAGGATGTCTTTCAGGTGGACGCGGAGCCGTGCGGCCTTTTCCGCGTCGAGAGCGAAGGGCGGCGCCTCGGTGGAAAGGTGGCTCGACTGCGCCAGCTCCATCTGGATGGCGTGCACGCCGGTTTCCGGCCTGCCGTAATGGCGGGTGGTCCAGCCGCCCTTGAAGCGGCCGTTGAGGATGCTCCGGTAGCCTTCGGCCTTGGCGCAGACCTCGAACGTCGCCGTCTCGATTTCCTTCGCGCAGGTGCGGCCCATGTCGGTGCCGACGTTGAAATCCGGCAGCCTGCCCTCGAAGAGGAAGGGGATCAGCGAGCGGATCGAATGGCAATCGTAGAGGATCGCCACGCCATGGATCGCCTTTACACGCTCGATCTCGGCCGCAAGGGCCGCGTGGTAGGGCGCATGGAAATTGGCGAGCCGGTGGGCGATGTCGGCCTCGGTCGGGGCCTCGCTCTCCTTCCAGATCGGCTTGCCGTCGAAATCCGTTTCCGGAACGAGGCCCGTCGTGTTCTGGCCGGGATAGAGGCTGACGCCGGCCGGATCCCGGTTGGCGTCGATGACATAGCGGTGGAACGTGGCGCGCACGGTCGTCGCGTCCGGCAGGAGGCCGTCATAGAGACGCTCGATGTGCCAGTCCGTATCCGCGAGGATGCGGCCGTTGTCGTTCAGGCGCTCCCATATGTCGGCTGGAACTTCCATGCCGGTATGCGGGAAGGCGAGAATGACGGGCGAGGTGCCCTGATGGGTTTCGAAGAGCGCCATGTCAGGCCTCCAGCACCGGCAGGATGCCCTTGGTGACCGAAGCCGCGAGCGCGCCCGAGGAGACGAACGACCCGGCGGCGGCGAGGTCCGGCGCCATGTAGCGGTCTTCCTCCAGCGTCGGCACGACGGTGCGCAGCGCGGCGACGACCTTCTGCAGCTCCGGGCTGGTGACGAGCGGGGCGCGAAACTCGATGCCCTGCGCGGCCGTCAGCGCCTCGATGCCGATGATGGCGGCAAGGTTCTCCGTCATGCGCAGCAGGCGGCGGGCGCCGTGGCAGGCCATGGAGACATGATCTTCCTGGTTGGCGGAGGTCGGGGTCGAATCGACCGAGGCCGGATGCGCCATCTGCTTGTTCTCGCTCATCAGCGCGGCCGAGGTGACTTCCGCGATCATCAGGCCGGAGTTGAGGCCCGGCTTCCTGGCGAGGAAGGCCGGTAGGCCGAAGGAGAGGGCGGGATCGACCAAGAGCGCGATGCGGCGCTGGGCGATGGCGCCGATCTCACAGGTCGCAATCGCGATCTGGTCGGCGGCGAAGGCGACCGGCTCGGCATGGAAATTGCCGCCGGAAACCACGCTGTTGTCCGAAAGGACGAGCGGGTTGTCGGTCACGGCATTGGCTTCGATTTCGAGCGTGCGGGCGGCGACACGCAGGAGATCGAGGCAGGCGCCGTCGACCTGCGGCTGGCAGCGGATGCAATAGGGGTCCTGCACCCGCTCGTCGCCAGTGATGTGGCTGTCGCGGATGACCGAGCCGGCGAGCAGCGCGCGGAGCGCGGCGGCGGCATCGATCTGGCCCTTGTGGCCGCGCAGCGTGTGGATGTCCGGATGGAACGGCGCGGAGGAGCCCATGGCGGCATCGGTGGAGAGCGCACCGGTGACGAGCGCGGCCTGCGCGGCGCGGTGGGCGCGGAAGAGGCCGGCAAGCGCAAGGCCGGTGGAGACCTGCGTGCCGTTGATCAGCGCAAGGCCTTCCTTGGCGGCGAGCACGACCGGCTTCAGGCCGGCCTTTTCCAGCGCCTTGCCGCCCGGCAGGCGCTCGCCGGCATAAATGGCTTCGCCTTCGCCGATCATCACGGCCGTCATATGGGCGAGGGGGGCGAGGTCGCCGGAGGCGCCGACGGAACCCTGTTCCGGGATGACCGGGATGACGCCCCTGGCCTGCATGGCTTCCAGAAGGCGGACGATCTCGATGCGCACGCCGGACGCGCCGCGGCCGAGCGAGATCAGCTTCAGCGCAATGATGAGGCGCACGATGTTCTCGGCGAGCGGCTTGCCGACGCCGCAGCAATGCGAGAGGATCAGGTTGCGCTGGAGCGTCGCGACATCGGCCGGGGCGATCTTGATGGAGGCGAGTTTGCCGAAACCGGTATTGATGCCATAGACCGGCGCGTCGCCGGCGGCGATTTCCGCGATGCGCGCGGCGGCCTTCTCGATGCCGGCGTCGAAGGATGCGTCGAGCCGGGTGGCCTCGCCGGTCCAGTAGATGGTTTCAAGGGTTTTCAGGGGTACGGAGCCCGGGTGAAGCGTGATCGTCATGTTCATTCCCCAATGCAGCAAAGGCTGCGACTTGACTTGATTCAGTGTCCGCTGCGGATACGGGCATGCATGGGGTTGAAGCCCATGCGGAAGACCAGTTCCGCCGGCCGGCCGATGTCCCAGAGGACGAAATCGGCCCATTTCCCGGCCTCCAGCGTCCCCACTTCGTCGACGAGGCCAAGCGCCCGGGCGGCTTCGCGCGTCACGCCGGCAATGCATTCCTCGACGGTCATGCCGAAGAGGGTCGCGGCCATGTTCATGGTGAGGAGGAGGGAGGTGAGCGGCGAGGTGCCGGGATTGGCATCGGTGGCGACGGCCATCTTCACGCCGTGCTTGCGGAAGAGATCGACCGGCGGCTTCTTCGTCTCGCGGATGAAGTAGAAGGCGCCCGGCAGGATGACGGCGACGGTGCCGGCCTTCGCCATCGCGGCCGCGCCCGCATCGTCGGTATATTCGAGGTGATCGGCCGAAAGCGCGCCGTAGCGGGCGGCAAGTTCCGCGCCGTGCAGGTTGGAAAGCTGGTCGGCATGCAGCTTGACCGGCAGGCCATGCGCCTTCGCGGCCTCGAAGACCTCGGCCATCTCGGCCGAGGAGAAGGCGATGCCCTCGCAGAAGCCGTCCACGGCGTCGGCAAGCCCTTCGGCCGCGACGGCCGGCAGCATCTCGTTCACGACCTTCCCGATATAGGCCGTCTTGTCGCCGTTCATTTCGGGCGGCAGCGCATGTGCGCCGAGGAAGGTGGTGCGCACGGTGACGTCGCGCTCCTCGGCGATGCGGCGCGCGGCGCGCAGCGACTTCAACTCGTTTTCCGTATCGAGGCCGTATCCGGATTTGATCTCTACCGTCGTCACG
It encodes the following:
- the hutH gene encoding histidine ammonia-lyase, which translates into the protein MTITLHPGSVPLKTLETIYWTGEATRLDASFDAGIEKAAARIAEIAAGDAPVYGINTGFGKLASIKIAPADVATLQRNLILSHCCGVGKPLAENIVRLIIALKLISLGRGASGVRIEIVRLLEAMQARGVIPVIPEQGSVGASGDLAPLAHMTAVMIGEGEAIYAGERLPGGKALEKAGLKPVVLAAKEGLALINGTQVSTGLALAGLFRAHRAAQAALVTGALSTDAAMGSSAPFHPDIHTLRGHKGQIDAAAALRALLAGSVIRDSHITGDERVQDPYCIRCQPQVDGACLDLLRVAARTLEIEANAVTDNPLVLSDNSVVSGGNFHAEPVAFAADQIAIATCEIGAIAQRRIALLVDPALSFGLPAFLARKPGLNSGLMIAEVTSAALMSENKQMAHPASVDSTPTSANQEDHVSMACHGARRLLRMTENLAAIIGIEALTAAQGIEFRAPLVTSPELQKVVAALRTVVPTLEEDRYMAPDLAAAGSFVSSGALAASVTKGILPVLEA
- the hutI gene encoding imidazolonepropionase, which codes for MTVQEKDSPRVWRNARLATLEESLPGLGVVEDGAIAVRDGRMAFAGPEAELPAEFAGAESVDCEGRWITPGLIDCHTHLVHAGDRAHEFELRLAGASYEEIARAGGGIVSSVKALRAASEDDLVRETLPRLDALIAEGVTTVEIKSGYGLDTENELKSLRAARRIAEERDVTVRTTFLGAHALPPEMNGDKTAYIGKVVNEMLPAVAAEGLADAVDGFCEGIAFSSAEMAEVFEAAKAHGLPVKLHADQLSNLHGAELAARYGALSADHLEYTDDAGAAAMAKAGTVAVILPGAFYFIRETKKPPVDLFRKHGVKMAVATDANPGTSPLTSLLLTMNMAATLFGMTVEECIAGVTREAARALGLVDEVGTLEAGKWADFVLWDIGRPAELVFRMGFNPMHARIRSGH